CTATAGATTTAAGGAAAGCTAGAAACCTAAAAATAGACAATACTATTGTTCCTAAATTGAACATCAACAATAAGGTTGATAGAATAAAACATATTGAATTTACATCTGAATACCCAATTGCATCGGTTGATAAAAATAAAATACTAATATTGGAAGATTCTGTTTCTAGAAGGAACTTCCAGCTGCAAACAAGATTCATTGAATAGGGAAATGTACCATATCCGATTCAATTGGAGACCAAACAGAAATTATGAGCTTGTAGTACAAGAAGGTGCTATTTTAGGTCCATTTGATGAAACAAACAAAGAGTTTAAATCTCAGTTTACGTTGAATGAAACGAGAATTACGGCGATATAAACCTCACATTTACAGGTTTGGATTCTGCTCAGAATTATATCGTAGAATTGATCGATGAAACCAAAAGAAAATTGTTTGATGTCAGAAAATTACCTGCAGATAAAATCATGCGATATATTAAATTTCCAGGTGGCAAATATTCTATACGTTTGATTGAAGATGCCAATAACAATGGCAAATGGGACGCTGGTGATGTATATAAGGGAATCCAGGCAGAAAGAATCTGGTATCTGGATAGAACATTTACAATAAGGGCAAATTGGGAGCAGAATGAAACAATAGATGTTTCATTTAAATAGCTACTCAGTAAACCAAGATGAATAAAGCACATAATTGTGCGGTAATTTTCTTTAATAAATTAAGCTGCTCATCGGTGAGCGGCTTAATTTTTTTGGCAGGAACACCAGCGTAGAGAAATCCAGATTCACAAACCATATTTTCCAAGACTACAGCTCCTGCTGCAATAATAACATTCGACTGAATATGTGCCTTATCCATTACAATCGCACCCATACCTATTAACACATAATCATCTATCACACAACCATGTACGATAGCATTGTGACCGATATTAACATAGTTACCAACATCAGTACCGTTCTTCTCATAGGTACCGTGAATAGTCACATTATCTTGGATATTGGAGTAATTACCTATCTTAATATAATTAACGTCACCACGAATAACTGCATTAAACCAAACCGAACAGTGTGAACCTATAGTTACATCACCTACAATAGTACAATTAGGCGCTATAAAGCTATCTCCCTCTATTTCTGGTGTTTTCCCTTTAACTGGTAAAATCGTCGCCATAAATTGAATTAAACAATAATATTAAAGAATTGTATCTTCCAATACTTCAGCATGGTTCGGATAATCCGTAGTATAATGAAGTCCCCTACTCTCTTTCCTCTGCATTGCTGATTTTTACAACAAGGTAAGCAACCTGAATAACATTACGCAACTCACATAACTTGACAGAAAGCTTAGTGTTCTTATAAAAAGACTCTGTTTCTTCATGTAAAAGACCTAACCTACGCATAGCTCTTTCCAATCTAAAATCAGATCGTACGATACCTACATAATCACTCATCAAATTTTTGTGTTTCACGTAGATTGTGCGTAACCAAAATATCCTCGTTCAATAATTGAGTATTCGACTCATCCCAAGATGGTACATGATCCTGAAATTCAAGGTTAGCAATATGCTTGCTTGCATCTTCGAAAATACGATGTGCATAAACTGCCGCCTCTAGTAAAGAATTGGAAGCCAACCTATTAGCACCGTGTAATCCTGTTGATGAACATTCACCACAAGCATATAGACTCTTAATAGAAGTAGCCCATATTCATCAACCAGAATTCCTCCACATAAATAGTGGGCAGCAGGACTTAACAGGAATAAGATCTTTGGTCATATCCAATCCTATAGAAAGACACTTTTCATAGATATTTGGAAAATGCGATAATATATCTGCTTTAGATCGATGTCTAATATCCAGGTAAACATAATCCAAACCTGATTTCTTCATCTCAGCATCAATTGCTCGAGCGACAATATCCCTTGGAGCTAATGAACCTCTTTCATCATATTCCTCCATAAAAGACTCACCATTCGCTCTTTTTAAAATACCACCAAATCCTCTTACAGCTTCAGAAATAAGAAAAGCAGGATATTCCCTTGGATTATAAAGAGCCGTAGGATGGAATTGAATGAATTCCATATTTCTAACTTTACCTTTTGCTCGATAAACCATGGCAATACCATCACCTGTTGCAATGGTAGGATTTGTAGTACTAGAATAAATATGGCCAGCACCTCCAGTTGCCATTAAAGTGATTTTTGAAAGGATCTTTTCAACATGCCCTGTTTGTGTATTAAAAGCATATATACCAAAGCAATTGATATCATTCGTCCGTTTATCCACATGTACACCCAGATGATGTTGAGTAATCAAGTCAACGGCAAAGTAATGTGTTAATATCTCAATATTAGGTTCAGCATGTACTTTTTCCAATAGAGCACGCTCAATCTCATAACCCGTAATATCCTTATAATGAAGGATTCTATGTTCTGAATGGCCACCTTCTCGAGCTAAATCATATTCACCAGAATCTTCCTTGTCAAAAGTTGTCCCATAAGAAATTAACTCTGCAATGCGTTCTGGACCTTCTTTAACAACGTTTTCCACAACTTGCGCATCACATAAATCCATCACCTGCAATTAAGGTATCCTCAATATGCTTATCAAAGCTATCATCTTCATCGGTAACGACGGCGACTCCACCCTGAGCATATTTCGTATTTGACTCATCCTCATTGGATTTCGTCACGATCAGTACTTTCCCAAGCTTCGCTGCTTTTAGTGCAAAACTCAATCCGGCAATACCGGAACCAACGATCAAAAAATCAACTTTTCTATCTAGCATGTAATCTTAATTGTAGATGCTTTCTTTAATTCCTATTAAACCAACAAATTAACAAATAATGTGCAAAACGTGTAAATAACTCGTGGATTAAAATGTAAAACTTCTTTTATTTCCACAATACTAGCAATTTTCACACATGTATTACCAAAATATTAAGAGAATATGATTCAAATATTAACAACTTCCGAACAATTATAATTTCACATCAAAATATGGAAAAAATAAATGGTCAAAAACGAGAGGATTGAAAATCAATACTTAAGCCCCAGAAACCTGTGGATAAATTGTGAATAACTATAGAATATCCACTAAAAAAAATAAATTTCAATTGAATTATCCCCATTTTCCACATGCTAATAAACAACAAGATTCTTCTTTAAAAAAAGAGTTATTATTTATTGAAAAAAAGGAATGTGGATTTCGTTTCGTTTTCTTTCTTTACTTTTGTGATGTTAGGTAGTCAAAGAGAAAGTAATCAACTTAGAAAAACCAAATGAATACAACATTTGAAACAGACTTAGTGGCTAAGGGATATATTGATGTTGCAATAGATCCAAGCTTAGATTTGGTAAAAGAAATTGAAAGACTTAAGAAGGAGAAAAATGCAGTTATATTGGCTCATTACTATCAAGAGTCTGAAATTCAGGATATAGCAGATTATATTGGAGATAGTCTAGGCTTGTCCCAACAAGCAGCTAAAACAGATGCTGACGTAATCGTATTTGCTGGGGTACATTTCATGGCTGAAACTGCTAAGATATTATCTCCATCGAAAAAAGTTCTATTACCAGATTTAAAAGCAGGATGTTCATTATCAGATAGTTGTCCTC
The Sphingobacterium daejeonense genome window above contains:
- a CDS encoding FAD-binding protein — its product is MLDRKVDFLIVGSGIAGLSFALKAAKLGKVLIVTKSNEDESNTKYAQGGVAVVTDEDDSFDKHIEDTLIAGDGFM